From a single Halogeometricum sp. S3BR5-2 genomic region:
- a CDS encoding hydantoinase B/oxoprolinase family protein — MNGENTDETPDFVGDHDVDRTTLDIIESTLSNTRYEMDRVLETTAISPVIREQSDQFPLIADAEGRMVMGQFGSAIDTILEHSPFEVSDLEDGDVIATNDPYACAGAVSHTPDMLLLRPVFYDGDLVGYASQWGNLMDVGGKTPGSMPVQARTIFEEGMRLPPVKLYKRGEVDDELLESFAHNTRLPDHAEADIKALAAGTKAAETRIRELCDRFGKETYLEACDAILDRTREGMIDLIREFVPEGERYTFEDRVDDDGMGNGPITLHLEIYREGDTVHLDWTGTDAQVPGTVNFLLNEKMFKMFTGVFLIMAFDPLLTFNDGYYDLFEVTLPEGSVVQPEFPAALGNRLPTMARQFDVLQATFSKLIDDFSVAGSYGTSPNLVYAGTDSEGNDFQMLEILYGGIPARPGGDGLDGHSWWPMFRTVPAEYQEAYYPLSIDEYSTRADTGGPGEFRGGHGITKVYTFEEDGAITFQDDRAHTYPWGVDGGSHARTSEKTLIRADGTEAELPSKVENVTVEAGDKLVFSTAGGGGLGDPLDRDSAVVAGEVERGLVSEQAAREAYGVVLDGEGGVDEAATADRREEVRATREDPGQFDYGPLPPEDELGERIAEERRAFERGRE, encoded by the coding sequence ATGAACGGAGAGAACACGGACGAGACCCCCGACTTCGTCGGCGACCACGACGTCGACCGAACCACGCTGGACATCATCGAGAGCACGCTGTCGAACACCCGATACGAGATGGACCGGGTGCTGGAGACGACGGCTATCAGCCCCGTCATCCGCGAGCAGTCCGATCAGTTCCCCCTCATCGCCGACGCGGAGGGGCGCATGGTGATGGGGCAGTTCGGGTCGGCCATCGACACCATCCTCGAACACTCGCCGTTCGAGGTGTCGGACCTCGAAGACGGCGACGTGATAGCGACGAACGACCCGTACGCCTGCGCCGGCGCGGTGTCGCACACGCCGGACATGCTCCTCCTCAGACCCGTCTTCTACGACGGCGACCTCGTGGGTTACGCCAGCCAGTGGGGGAACCTGATGGACGTGGGCGGGAAGACGCCCGGCAGCATGCCCGTGCAGGCGCGGACGATATTCGAGGAGGGGATGCGCCTGCCGCCGGTGAAACTGTACAAGCGCGGCGAGGTGGACGACGAACTGCTGGAGTCGTTCGCGCACAACACGCGCCTGCCCGACCACGCCGAGGCCGACATCAAGGCCCTCGCGGCGGGGACGAAGGCCGCCGAGACGCGCATCCGCGAACTCTGCGACCGCTTCGGGAAGGAGACCTACCTCGAAGCGTGCGACGCCATCCTCGACCGCACCCGCGAGGGGATGATAGACCTCATCCGCGAGTTCGTTCCGGAGGGGGAGCGCTACACGTTCGAGGACCGCGTCGACGACGACGGGATGGGCAACGGTCCGATCACGCTCCACCTCGAAATCTACCGCGAGGGCGATACGGTCCACCTCGATTGGACCGGCACGGACGCGCAGGTGCCGGGGACGGTGAACTTCCTCCTGAACGAGAAGATGTTCAAGATGTTCACCGGGGTGTTCCTCATCATGGCGTTCGACCCCCTCCTGACGTTCAACGACGGCTACTACGACCTCTTCGAGGTGACGCTCCCCGAGGGGTCGGTCGTCCAACCGGAATTCCCGGCGGCCCTCGGCAACCGCCTGCCGACGATGGCCCGGCAGTTCGACGTGCTGCAGGCGACGTTCTCGAAACTCATCGACGACTTCTCCGTCGCCGGAAGCTACGGCACGTCACCGAACCTCGTCTACGCCGGCACCGACTCGGAGGGCAACGACTTCCAGATGCTCGAAATCCTCTACGGGGGAATACCGGCCCGCCCCGGCGGCGACGGCCTCGACGGCCACTCGTGGTGGCCGATGTTCCGCACCGTGCCGGCGGAGTACCAGGAGGCGTACTACCCGCTCTCCATCGACGAGTACAGCACGCGCGCCGACACCGGCGGCCCGGGCGAGTTCCGCGGCGGCCACGGCATCACGAAGGTGTACACCTTCGAGGAGGACGGCGCGATAACGTTCCAGGACGACCGCGCGCACACCTACCCGTGGGGCGTCGACGGCGGGTCCCACGCGCGGACGAGCGAGAAGACGCTGATACGCGCCGACGGCACCGAAGCGGAGTTACCCTCGAAGGTCGAAAACGTCACCGTGGAAGCGGGCGACAAACTCGTCTTCAGCACCGCCGGCGGCGGCGGACTGGGCGACCCTCTCGACCGCGACTCCGCCGTCGTCGCCGGCGAAGTCGAACGCGGACTCGTCTCCGAGCAGGCCGCCCGAGAGGCCTACGGCGTCGTCCTCGACGGCGAGGGCGGCGTCGACGAGGCCGCCACCGCCGACCGACGCGAGGAGGTCCGCGCGACCCGCGAGGACCCCGGACAGTTCGACTACGGACCGCTCCCGCCCGAGGACGAACTCGGAGAACGCATCGCCGAGGAACGGCGGGCGTTCGAGCGCGGACGGGAGTGA
- a CDS encoding isochorismatase family protein yields MNWAHEFGAADGYADYEESDFGGSVGLGDRPALVVVDLINAFTDPETKLGSDVTGVVEQTARLLAAFRDRDLPRYFTTVAFEESYGDAGRFVEKVPALRELRLGTEAVAVDDRVAPEGDERVVLKKYASAFFGTDLATELTTHGADTLVVAGVTTSGCVRATAVDSLQHGYRTVVPADAVGDRAEGPHRANLYDIDAKYGDVVTTDAVLEHLSTDG; encoded by the coding sequence ATGAACTGGGCACACGAGTTCGGCGCCGCCGACGGCTACGCCGACTACGAGGAGTCCGACTTCGGCGGGAGCGTCGGCCTCGGCGACCGGCCGGCCCTAGTCGTCGTCGACCTGATAAACGCCTTCACCGACCCCGAGACGAAACTCGGGTCGGACGTGACGGGCGTGGTCGAACAGACCGCTCGACTGCTCGCCGCCTTCCGCGACCGCGACCTGCCGCGGTATTTCACCACCGTCGCGTTCGAGGAGTCGTACGGCGACGCGGGACGCTTCGTCGAGAAGGTACCCGCCCTGCGCGAGTTGCGACTCGGCACCGAGGCCGTCGCGGTCGACGACCGGGTCGCCCCCGAGGGTGACGAGCGGGTCGTCCTGAAGAAGTACGCCAGCGCGTTCTTCGGGACGGACCTCGCCACGGAACTGACGACCCACGGCGCGGACACGCTCGTCGTCGCCGGCGTCACGACGAGCGGATGCGTCCGCGCGACGGCCGTCGACAGCCTCCAGCACGGCTACCGGACGGTCGTCCCCGCCGACGCGGTGGGCGACCGGGCGGAGGGACCGCACCGCGCCAACCTCTACGACATCGACGCGAAGTACGGCGACGTGGTGACCACCGACGCCGTGCTCGAACACCTCTCTACCGATGGATAA
- a CDS encoding isocitrate lyase/PEP mutase family protein gives MTDTGARLRELLARDEPLVCPGVHDPLTAAVADAVGFDAVYMTGYGTSLSKIGYPDAGFITMPEMIDNAANIQERVDVPLIADADNGYGNATNVVRTVREYVKAGVGAIHIEDQTFPKRCGHTKGRQVIPREEAVGKIRAAADVRDERSEEFVLIARTDARGTGDGSLDEAIGRVNDFLDAGADVAFVEGPTDGDELRRIGEAVDGPLVYNFVGDLGSSPYVDLDSLDEWGFDLVIFPVASTLSTIANVYADLDAFAEDPVAAMRGIDDAFGETPVGSLHEFSGFPEVVEWEREYLPEEDQDKYSGSLGDDVE, from the coding sequence GTGACGGACACCGGCGCGAGGCTCAGGGAGTTGCTCGCCCGCGACGAACCGCTCGTCTGCCCGGGCGTCCACGACCCGCTGACGGCCGCCGTGGCCGACGCCGTCGGCTTCGACGCCGTCTACATGACCGGCTACGGCACCTCGCTGTCGAAGATCGGCTACCCCGACGCGGGCTTCATCACGATGCCGGAGATGATAGACAACGCCGCGAACATCCAAGAGCGGGTGGACGTGCCGCTCATCGCCGACGCGGACAACGGCTACGGCAACGCGACCAACGTCGTCCGAACCGTGCGCGAGTACGTCAAGGCGGGCGTCGGCGCCATCCACATCGAGGACCAGACGTTCCCCAAGCGCTGCGGGCACACGAAGGGTCGGCAGGTGATTCCGCGCGAGGAGGCGGTCGGGAAGATACGGGCCGCGGCGGACGTCCGCGACGAGCGAAGCGAGGAGTTCGTCCTCATCGCCCGGACCGACGCGCGCGGCACCGGCGACGGCTCCCTCGACGAAGCCATCGGCCGGGTGAACGACTTCCTCGACGCCGGGGCCGACGTGGCCTTCGTCGAGGGGCCGACGGACGGGGACGAACTCCGGCGCATCGGCGAGGCGGTGGACGGTCCCCTCGTGTACAACTTCGTCGGCGACCTCGGCTCCTCGCCGTACGTCGACCTCGACTCGCTGGACGAGTGGGGGTTCGACCTCGTCATCTTCCCCGTCGCGTCGACGCTGTCGACCATCGCGAACGTTTACGCCGACCTCGACGCGTTCGCCGAGGACCCCGTCGCGGCGATGCGCGGCATCGACGACGCGTTCGGGGAGACACCGGTCGGGAGCCTCCACGAGTTCTCCGGCTTCCCCGAGGTGGTCGAGTGGGAGCGCGAGTACCTCCCCGAGGAAGACCAGGACAAGTACAGCGGGTCGCTCGGCGACGACGTCGAGTGA
- a CDS encoding SMP-30/gluconolactonase/LRE family protein, with the protein MEPELVADYPCETGEGPVWHVDEEALYWLDIPNGLLYRYDPETGEHGVVREGNPVGGATVQADGSLLLFGAGGVVEHWDGETTTRIATLGEAADTRFNDVIADPEGRVFCGTMPTEDRLGALYRLDLDTGFTRVVDEADIPNGMGFSPDGETFYFTVSEEEAIYAFDYDVETGDLSNRSVLVDTSGEDGVPDGLTVDADGDLWSARWDGGVLVRYSPAGEERERVEFPARKVSCPVFGGRSLEDLYVTTAGGDDRPAEGDLAGSLFRYDPDASGTPAFRSRLGLD; encoded by the coding sequence ATGGAACCAGAACTCGTGGCCGACTACCCGTGCGAGACCGGCGAGGGGCCGGTCTGGCACGTCGACGAGGAGGCGTTGTACTGGCTCGACATCCCGAACGGACTGCTCTATCGGTACGACCCCGAGACGGGCGAGCACGGGGTCGTCCGCGAGGGCAACCCCGTCGGCGGCGCGACCGTTCAGGCCGACGGGTCGCTGCTGCTGTTCGGCGCGGGCGGCGTCGTCGAACACTGGGACGGGGAGACGACGACGCGCATCGCGACGCTCGGCGAGGCGGCCGACACGCGGTTCAACGACGTCATCGCCGACCCCGAGGGCCGCGTCTTCTGCGGGACGATGCCGACCGAGGACCGCCTCGGGGCGCTCTACCGTCTGGACCTCGATACGGGGTTCACCCGCGTCGTCGACGAGGCGGACATCCCGAACGGCATGGGGTTCTCCCCCGACGGGGAGACGTTCTACTTCACGGTCTCCGAGGAGGAGGCGATATACGCGTTCGACTACGACGTCGAGACCGGCGACCTCTCGAATCGCTCGGTCCTCGTCGACACGAGCGGCGAGGACGGCGTCCCCGACGGACTGACCGTCGACGCCGACGGCGACCTGTGGTCGGCCCGGTGGGACGGCGGCGTCCTCGTCCGGTACTCGCCCGCGGGCGAGGAGCGAGAGCGAGTCGAGTTCCCCGCGCGGAAGGTGTCGTGCCCGGTGTTCGGCGGTCGCTCGCTGGAGGACCTCTACGTCACCACGGCCGGCGGCGACGACCGCCCCGCGGAGGGAGACCTCGCCGGGTCGCTGTTCCGGTACGACCCCGACGCGTCGGGGACGCCCGCGTTCCGCTCCCGCCTCGGACTCGACTGA
- the dgoD gene encoding galactonate dehydratase, which produces MKIVDYDLYAVPPRWLFLRVETDTGLVGWGEPVVEGRARTVRTAVEELMDTYLLGKDPLRIEDHWQTMYRGGFYRGGPVLMSAIAGIDQALWDVKGKHHDAPVHELLGGKARDRIRVYQWIGGDRPDGVADAAREKVEAGFTALKMNATSELRRIDSPKAVSRAADRLGAVREAVGDEVDIGVDFHGRVTKPMAKRLAEALSEYDPFFIEEPVLPEHNDALPEIAAHTSTPIATGERMFSRWDFKEVFEQGVVDVIQPDVSHAGGITEVNKIAAMAEAYDVALAPHCPLGPIALAACLQVDACAPNALIQEQSLDIHYNETSDVLDYLADQSVFEYDEGFVDIPDGPGLGVDIDVEVVESRAGHDDWHNPVWRHPDGSVAEW; this is translated from the coding sequence ATGAAGATAGTCGACTACGACCTCTACGCCGTACCGCCCCGATGGCTGTTCCTCCGCGTCGAGACCGACACCGGTCTCGTCGGGTGGGGGGAACCCGTCGTGGAGGGGCGCGCGCGAACCGTCAGGACCGCCGTCGAAGAGTTGATGGACACCTACCTCCTCGGCAAGGACCCGCTCAGAATCGAAGACCACTGGCAGACGATGTACCGCGGCGGCTTCTACCGCGGCGGTCCCGTCCTGATGAGCGCCATCGCGGGCATCGACCAGGCGCTCTGGGACGTCAAGGGCAAACATCACGACGCGCCGGTCCACGAGTTGCTCGGCGGGAAGGCCAGGGACAGAATCCGCGTCTATCAGTGGATCGGCGGCGACAGACCCGACGGCGTCGCCGACGCCGCCCGCGAGAAGGTCGAGGCGGGGTTCACCGCGCTGAAGATGAACGCCACCTCGGAACTCCGGCGCATCGACTCGCCGAAGGCCGTCTCGCGCGCCGCCGACCGTCTCGGCGCCGTCCGCGAGGCGGTCGGCGACGAGGTGGACATCGGCGTCGACTTCCACGGGCGCGTGACGAAGCCGATGGCCAAGCGCCTCGCGGAGGCGCTCTCCGAGTACGACCCCTTCTTCATCGAGGAACCGGTGCTGCCGGAGCACAACGACGCGCTACCCGAAATCGCCGCTCACACCTCGACGCCCATCGCCACGGGCGAGCGGATGTTCTCCCGGTGGGACTTCAAGGAGGTGTTCGAGCAGGGCGTCGTCGACGTCATCCAACCCGACGTGAGCCACGCGGGGGGAATCACGGAGGTGAACAAGATAGCCGCGATGGCCGAGGCGTACGACGTGGCGCTGGCGCCGCACTGTCCGCTCGGCCCCATCGCCCTGGCGGCCTGTCTGCAGGTGGACGCCTGCGCGCCGAACGCCCTCATCCAAGAGCAGAGCCTCGACATCCACTACAACGAGACGAGCGACGTGCTGGACTACCTCGCGGACCAGAGCGTCTTCGAGTACGACGAGGGCTTCGTCGACATCCCGGACGGCCCGGGCCTCGGCGTCGACATCGACGTCGAGGTGGTCGAATCTCGCGCCGGACACGACGACTGGCACAACCCCGTCTGGCGCCACCCCGACGGGAGCGTCGCGGAATGGTAG
- a CDS encoding SDR family NAD(P)-dependent oxidoreductase, translated as MVGGDPTPVSGRFEGDTALVTGSTRGIGAGVAERLAAEGANVVVTGRTAEAGEAVAERIRESGGEATFVRADMRDPDDIAALVDAAVETFGGLDVLVNNAGVETDTGADEASMDDWAFVLETDFRSYWLCAKRAFAEMDRGSVVNVSSNHAFLTMPGKFPYNAVKAGINGMTRAMALDFGPTVRVNTVNPGWVAIDRTTDDMPDERRRELESMHPTGRIGTPDDIAGVVSFLASDDAAFVTGAHLLADGGRTAVMQDDTLPDYRTRREET; from the coding sequence ATGGTAGGCGGGGACCCGACGCCCGTCTCCGGCCGCTTCGAGGGCGACACGGCGCTCGTCACCGGGTCGACGCGCGGTATCGGCGCGGGCGTCGCGGAGCGACTCGCCGCCGAGGGCGCGAACGTCGTCGTCACCGGCCGCACGGCCGAGGCGGGGGAGGCCGTCGCGGAGCGAATCCGCGAGAGCGGCGGCGAGGCGACGTTCGTCAGAGCGGACATGCGCGACCCGGACGACATCGCCGCCCTCGTCGACGCGGCCGTCGAGACGTTCGGCGGCCTCGACGTCCTCGTGAACAACGCGGGCGTCGAGACGGACACCGGCGCCGACGAGGCGTCGATGGACGACTGGGCGTTCGTCCTGGAGACGGATTTCCGCTCCTACTGGCTCTGTGCGAAGCGGGCGTTCGCCGAGATGGACCGCGGGAGCGTCGTCAACGTCTCCTCGAACCACGCCTTCCTCACGATGCCGGGGAAGTTCCCGTACAACGCCGTGAAGGCGGGCATCAACGGGATGACGCGCGCGATGGCGCTGGACTTCGGGCCGACAGTCCGCGTCAACACCGTCAACCCGGGGTGGGTCGCAATCGACCGCACGACCGACGACATGCCCGACGAGCGACGCCGCGAACTGGAGTCGATGCACCCGACCGGTCGCATCGGCACTCCGGATGACATCGCGGGCGTCGTCTCCTTCCTCGCCAGCGACGACGCCGCGTTCGTCACGGGCGCGCACCTCCTCGCCGACGGCGGGCGGACCGCGGTCATGCAGGACGACACGCTCCCGGACTATCGGACGCGAAGAGAAGAAACGTAG
- a CDS encoding bifunctional 4-hydroxy-2-oxoglutarate aldolase/2-dehydro-3-deoxy-phosphogluconate aldolase, giving the protein MSDTTTSRIRETGIVAIVRGTDADAAVETVDAIRRGGVSTVEITANTEDVLDMIREVSASFTAEEVTVGAGTVLDGETARATVLAGAEFLVTPSFDEGVVRTANRYGKPSLVGIATPTEAVRAFEAGADMVKVFPAGTLGPGFVSALGGPLGHIPTVPTGGVSLDNVREFFDAGAAAVGVGSSIVDGDAVARGDFEAIEENARAFVGAVEDARTE; this is encoded by the coding sequence ATGAGCGACACGACGACGAGTCGCATCCGGGAGACGGGTATCGTCGCTATCGTCCGCGGAACCGACGCCGACGCCGCCGTCGAGACGGTCGACGCGATTCGACGCGGCGGCGTCTCGACGGTCGAAATCACGGCGAACACGGAGGACGTCCTCGACATGATACGGGAAGTCTCCGCGTCGTTCACGGCGGAGGAGGTGACCGTCGGGGCGGGGACGGTGCTCGACGGGGAGACGGCGCGCGCGACGGTGCTCGCGGGCGCGGAGTTCCTCGTCACGCCGTCGTTCGACGAGGGGGTCGTCCGGACGGCGAACCGCTACGGGAAGCCCTCGCTGGTCGGCATCGCGACGCCCACCGAGGCCGTCCGCGCGTTCGAGGCGGGCGCGGACATGGTGAAGGTGTTTCCGGCGGGGACGCTCGGCCCCGGGTTCGTCTCCGCGCTGGGGGGTCCCCTCGGTCACATCCCGACGGTGCCGACGGGCGGCGTGAGCCTCGACAACGTCCGCGAGTTCTTCGACGCGGGCGCGGCGGCCGTCGGCGTCGGCAGTTCCATCGTCGACGGCGACGCGGTCGCTCGCGGTGACTTCGAGGCGATAGAGGAGAACGCCCGGGCCTTCGTCGGCGCCGTCGAAGACGCGCGGACGGAGTAG
- a CDS encoding alpha/beta hydrolase, producing MSQSVHDRRADALDGDARALLDELVEVGAPDLTHLSPEQARTLLGDLFTPDADPEPVSLVEERTIPAYARDIRVRLYDPNPDEALPAVVYFHGGGWVVGGLDTHDKVARALAAEGDCVVVSVDYRKGPEHPFPAAVEDAYLATKWTADNAAELGAGGGLAVAGESAGGNLATVVAQMAAENAVGAPEIDHQLLFYPVTDHSFDTPSYEENADGYFLTARAMVWFWNHYLESDIDGANPRASPLRAPADVLEALPPATLFTCGYDPLRDEQFAYGERLEDAGVAVEHAHYDDMIHDFANMSQLADPFPSIGAAADAHARAGAALRGAFE from the coding sequence ATGTCACAGTCAGTTCACGACCGACGCGCAGACGCTCTCGACGGAGACGCACGAGCGCTGTTGGACGAACTCGTCGAGGTCGGTGCACCGGACCTGACTCACCTCTCTCCGGAGCAGGCCCGGACGCTGCTCGGCGACCTGTTCACGCCGGACGCCGACCCGGAACCGGTCTCTCTGGTCGAGGAGCGGACGATTCCGGCGTACGCGCGCGACATCCGCGTTCGGCTCTACGACCCGAATCCGGACGAGGCGCTTCCGGCCGTCGTCTACTTCCACGGCGGGGGCTGGGTCGTCGGCGGGTTGGACACGCACGACAAGGTCGCTCGCGCGCTCGCCGCCGAAGGGGACTGCGTCGTCGTCTCCGTCGACTATCGGAAGGGGCCGGAGCACCCGTTCCCCGCGGCCGTCGAGGACGCCTACCTCGCGACGAAGTGGACCGCCGACAACGCCGCGGAACTCGGGGCCGGCGGCGGGCTCGCCGTCGCGGGCGAGAGCGCCGGCGGGAACCTCGCCACCGTCGTCGCGCAGATGGCGGCCGAGAACGCCGTCGGCGCGCCGGAAATCGACCACCAACTGCTGTTCTACCCCGTGACCGACCACTCGTTCGACACGCCGTCCTACGAGGAGAACGCCGACGGCTACTTCCTCACCGCCCGGGCGATGGTGTGGTTCTGGAACCACTACCTCGAGTCCGATATCGACGGCGCGAACCCCCGGGCCTCCCCCCTGCGCGCCCCGGCGGACGTCCTCGAAGCGCTGCCGCCGGCGACGCTGTTCACCTGCGGGTACGACCCCCTCCGCGACGAGCAGTTCGCGTACGGCGAGCGGCTCGAAGACGCGGGCGTCGCCGTCGAACACGCGCACTACGACGACATGATTCACGACTTCGCCAACATGAGTCAACTCGCCGACCCCTTCCCGAGCATCGGCGCCGCCGCCGACGCCCACGCCCGCGCCGGCGCGGCGCTTCGAGGGGCCTTCGAGTAG
- a CDS encoding alpha/beta hydrolase, whose product MSANDTTAYESTGFYSRGTRCAASLYRPPDSETDADPPVVVMANGFGLPRRAGLPAFAERFAARGLAVLLFDYRSLGESEGDPRNLALPFAQVADWRAAISHARTIDGVDGDRIGVWGFSLGGGGALVAAAREDVDAYVGQTPIFDGARTLSYIVGQMGPTYGLRTTAAGLRDLGRKYTGREPYYIPIWGTYPDELPALPTPGSKEGHEAVAGEDATDPSVNRCAARAFVTFGLYRPITNARSLDCPALVVEGTRDQIAPKGAISATVDRLRDVRWVAVDADHFGAFFGETFEEVVEVEGAFLERHLLGEGEAAVVEDDALA is encoded by the coding sequence ATGTCCGCAAACGACACCACCGCCTACGAGTCGACGGGGTTCTACAGCCGCGGGACCCGCTGTGCGGCATCGCTGTACCGTCCCCCGGACTCCGAGACGGACGCGGACCCGCCCGTCGTGGTGATGGCGAACGGGTTCGGACTGCCACGGCGGGCCGGACTCCCCGCTTTCGCCGAGCGGTTCGCCGCCCGCGGACTGGCCGTCCTCCTGTTCGACTACCGCTCGCTCGGCGAGAGCGAGGGCGACCCGCGAAACCTCGCGCTCCCGTTCGCGCAGGTCGCGGACTGGCGGGCCGCGATTTCGCACGCTCGGACCATCGACGGCGTCGACGGCGACCGAATCGGCGTCTGGGGCTTCTCGCTCGGCGGCGGCGGGGCGCTCGTCGCCGCCGCCCGGGAGGACGTCGACGCCTACGTCGGCCAAACGCCGATATTCGACGGCGCGCGCACGCTCTCCTACATCGTCGGACAGATGGGCCCGACCTACGGGCTCCGTACGACGGCCGCGGGTCTCCGCGACCTCGGGCGGAAGTACACCGGCCGGGAGCCGTACTACATCCCCATCTGGGGGACGTACCCCGACGAACTGCCGGCGCTCCCCACGCCCGGTTCGAAGGAGGGACACGAGGCCGTCGCCGGCGAGGACGCGACCGACCCGTCGGTGAACCGCTGTGCGGCCCGCGCGTTCGTCACGTTCGGTCTCTACCGACCGATAACGAATGCGCGCTCGCTCGACTGTCCGGCGCTCGTCGTCGAGGGGACGCGGGACCAAATCGCGCCGAAGGGAGCCATCTCCGCGACGGTCGACCGACTCCGAGACGTGCGGTGGGTCGCCGTCGACGCCGACCACTTCGGGGCGTTCTTCGGCGAGACGTTCGAGGAAGTCGTCGAGGTGGAGGGCGCGTTCCTCGAACGGCACCTGCTCGGCGAGGGTGAGGCGGCCGTCGTCGAAGACGACGCACTCGCCTGA
- a CDS encoding mRNA 3'-end processing factor has protein sequence MTVQYRDGIEITLSDGTRVVCDADDPDGDVTVVSHAHGDHFPEGEATAVCSPLTADLASARRDIPLHATTDERIELFPAGHVAGSTAALVTDPDGTRYLYTGDVCTRPRFYLDGFEPPDADVLVVETTYGEPEYVFPDHETVASDIVSWLRETDEPVLLFGYALGRAQKLQLLAREAGRERLFTTDAVFRVNDVVESHLDVSFGAEKYESETELGPGDALVLPMTTARIDWIGNLAEEAGALKAGFSGWAVDDAFKFRGDFDETFPLSDHCDFAELCDLVDAVDPDRVYTQHGSTDAFAETLTRRGYEATALKRNQTALGDF, from the coding sequence GTGACGGTCCAGTACCGCGACGGCATCGAGATAACGCTCTCCGACGGCACGCGCGTCGTCTGCGACGCCGACGATCCGGACGGCGACGTCACCGTCGTCTCCCACGCGCACGGCGACCACTTCCCCGAGGGCGAGGCGACGGCGGTGTGCTCGCCGCTGACCGCCGACTTGGCGTCGGCGCGCCGCGATATCCCCCTGCACGCGACGACGGACGAGCGAATCGAACTGTTCCCGGCGGGCCACGTCGCCGGGTCGACGGCCGCCCTCGTGACCGACCCGGACGGGACCCGCTACCTCTACACGGGCGACGTCTGCACTCGACCTCGATTCTACCTCGACGGCTTCGAACCGCCGGACGCCGACGTTCTCGTCGTCGAAACGACGTACGGCGAACCCGAGTACGTCTTCCCCGACCACGAGACGGTCGCCTCGGATATCGTCTCCTGGTTGCGGGAGACGGACGAACCCGTGCTGCTGTTCGGCTACGCTCTCGGTCGGGCGCAGAAACTCCAGTTGCTCGCCCGAGAGGCAGGCCGCGAGCGCCTGTTCACCACCGACGCCGTCTTCCGGGTGAACGACGTGGTGGAGTCGCACCTCGACGTGTCGTTCGGCGCCGAGAAGTACGAGTCCGAGACGGAACTCGGACCGGGGGACGCCCTCGTCCTCCCGATGACGACGGCGCGAATCGACTGGATCGGGAACCTCGCCGAAGAGGCGGGCGCCCTCAAGGCGGGATTCTCGGGATGGGCCGTCGACGACGCGTTCAAGTTCCGCGGCGACTTCGACGAGACGTTTCCCCTCTCCGATCACTGCGACTTCGCGGAACTCTGCGACCTCGTCGACGCCGTCGACCCCGACCGAGTGTACACCCAGCACGGGTCGACGGACGCCTTCGCGGAGACCCTGACGCGGCGCGGTTACGAGGCGACGGCGCTGAAGCGGAACCAGACCGCGCTCGGCGACTTCTGA